The genomic window GCAAGTAAGAAGCAATCTATTATCCTTTAGCTTCTTaccttaaattaaataagttgcATACATCCttgtgtttattatttaaatttccattCTCAGTTCGAGCAAGAAGTTCTTCAAGCCCACAATTCATATCGGGCCAAGCACGGTGCTCAACCCCTGACTTTAAGCCCCAAACTGAATCAGTTGGCCACGGAATGGGCCAGTGTGAGTGCTCTTTAGATCGTTAACTAATTGAGAGCACCATTAAAATGACATTCCACCCATGCAGTATTTGCTGTCCAGAAATCGCATGGAACATCGCCAGAACAGTGGATATGGTGAGAACATTTACATGGCCTCCGGTGGAAATCTGAAAGGTGCCGATGCCGTAAGATCCTGGTACGAAGAGATTCGACACTACAATTGGAATCATTCGACGTTTCAAGGAAACACGGGCCATTTCACTCAGGTGGTCTGGAAGAGCTCCACCGAGTTGGGCGTGGGTTTTGCCAAGAGGTAAGTTCTAAactttataattaaattgttgaCTAAACATTTTCTTCAGGGGCAATACCATCTATGTTGTGTGCAACTACAATCCCCCTGGCAACTACAACAATTTGTTCAGGGAGAATGTCGCACGCCCAGCATGATATACTTCgtaatatatttacttatatcACGAACTTTAAAACCGCACCACTGAACTACCAAAGACTTGGGCTGAGCGAAGGCTTTGCCATATTTACACAATTTTCATAACATTccaataatatttaagaatttcCTACGCCAAAGCAATTTGTTTCCAAAGAATCAATTccctttttaattgaaatttaaggTACAACTGTTgttattcatttattaaatttaactaCGATTAAGTCTTCGTAAAGTTGCATACACAATTTCGCTCTAATAGATTAATTACTCTTCGATGGTGCAGAGCGTGGGTCGTGGGCGTGTGGCAAGTCCTGTAATACTGCTGCTGGAGTATCCTTTCTTTGAGAcctttttgctgctgccaagGCCATCGCACGAATCCGCGGCGTAGGAACTTAGAGGAGTTGTTGCGGATGCTGGCTTACTGCGGTTTTTGGCCTGCTGGCGATGGACGTAGATGCCGCTCCTGCGGATTTTGCGATACAGCGAGATGTACTTGCCCGCCGTCGTCGTCCTTGGAACGATGCACTGCTCGCAGAAGGCGGTCTTGCTGCGGGCGGCCTCGCtcaggtgggcgtggccgaggGCCTGCAGGAAGGCCAGGACGAAGGCGTAGCAGTTGTGGCTCTCCTCCGCATAGCTGGCAATGGACCACCGCACCGATTGGGCGCAGATCTGTGAATGCGAATGTCCAAAGGAGCGATGAGTGGCTTGGCATTTGCATTGATGCGCAGCATATCTCTCTATCTATATCTATGTATTTGCTTTATAAAACTTAGAAACCCCAATACAAATTGGGGCACCCTATAATTTCGTATTCCGCACTCACCTGCTGCAGGACCTCGTCCCAGAAATCGTGCCACGGCTCCGGCACATCGCCCACCATCAGCGACTGACGCCACTCCGGAGGATTATCATCCCGCCGATGGCGGCGCAGGCCAAAGCGATCGAACTCCACGATGTCGCCGCCGGATGTGGTCACTGCGATATGCAAATCGGTGGCGTTGCTGTAATCGCTGCGGAAACACAGCGcatcaaaaatatattccagCCATAAAAGATAcaccaaaaagcaaaagcaaaaaatatgtCCAACAGATATTTGCACAAATTTGTTCGCTGCGAATTTTAGAGATGGTTCTGCTGCGAAATAAGCGTTGGCCAGCCGCTTGGAACAGACTGACTTGGCTTATGgccatttaaattttttttaatttcgaatAAACTATAGGACATATGTAAGTTTTGTATAATGCAGCGTGATTTCGTACTTTAAACAAACTGGGTGTGTAAATGATTTCGATAGCGACGACACTCCAGTTTGAAATGCACATtgaaactaataaaaacatttcgtTGATTTGCTGCTGGATTTGAATGTCACCAGCTGCAGCAAATGGGTTTTTAGAAGGGTTGCACCCATACTCACTTGAGGAAATCGCCGGCGGAGGGACGCAGGACAATGGCGCACGGATGCTGCGTGGCCCGCACAAAAGGATATGGCAGGCGGAAGGGCAGTAGGAGGTGGCGTGGCATGGCCCTGTCTAGTTGCGCACTCggatccgcatccacatcTGCATCCCCATCCGTATCCGCATTCACATCCGCGTCCAGTGGGGCATTGCAATGGGGACAAGTGTGCGGCAAAGTGAAGCAGAAAACTTTCACGTTGCAGTGATGAAAACAGAGGATGCCCGGATCCGAGGTAATTGTGGTTGTACTTGTCGTAGCCAACATGGCTCTGTGAGTGTGGTTGACTCTACAGTTGCAGAAAAGGATATCAGAATACAAGAGTCATATTGTTCAGAAGTCTTTCATTCActtaaagttaatttaaagtcAACGATTCACTGCAGGAACTAAAGGATTGCAACAAAATACTTTTCACAATGTAGATACActataatttaatattgtaaCTTTTAACTTGCGATCGAAGAGGAAAGTATaatgcaacatttttataaaaaccaaGTAAGGTAATACCTTT from Drosophila yakuba strain Tai18E2 chromosome 2L, Prin_Dyak_Tai18E2_2.1, whole genome shotgun sequence includes these protein-coding regions:
- the LOC6526550 gene encoding Golgi-associated plant pathogenesis-related protein 1, yielding MSVQQFEQEVLQAHNSYRAKHGAQPLTLSPKLNQLATEWASYLLSRNRMEHRQNSGYGENIYMASGGNLKGADAVRSWYEEIRHYNWNHSTFQGNTGHFTQVVWKSSTELGVGFAKRGNTIYVVCNYNPPGNYNNLFRENVARPA
- the LOC6526551 gene encoding MKRN2 opposite strand protein encodes the protein MLATTSTTTITSDPGILCFHHCNVKVFCFTLPHTCPHCNAPLDADVNADTDGDADVDADPSAQLDRAMPRHLLLPFRLPYPFVRATQHPCAIVLRPSAGDFLNDYSNATDLHIAVTTSGGDIVEFDRFGLRRHRRDDNPPEWRQSLMVGDVPEPWHDFWDEVLQQICAQSVRWSIASYAEESHNCYAFVLAFLQALGHAHLSEAARSKTAFCEQCIVPRTTTAGKYISLYRKIRRSGIYVHRQQAKNRSKPASATTPLSSYAADSCDGLGSSKKVSKKGYSSSSITGLATRPRPTLCTIEE